CGGCCAACAAATATGCAGGCTCTGCCCACCATGCTTCACTCTTTGCCACCGAGGGGTTGCACAACAGGCCTCCACTCAGCCATCAGGCTGGGCTATGGAGCCTCCATGATGTTATTTTAATCCTCATGTCGGCTCTGCCATGTGATGGTACTCACAGGATATGTTAATAAGGGTTGATCGGGGCGCATCGAATTTGTTGCTGCACAGAACCCCTTGTTCCCAGAACCACAAACACGACGCTGGCTTCAACCATGGAGGCTATAGAAGCCGTCTCGCTGGCAGCAAACATTCTCCAATTCACTATTTTCGCCAAGGATTGCTACGTCGAAATCAGAGAAATCAGAGAATCTGCCAAGGGCCTGACAAAGAAGGATGCCAAGTTACTCAACTCGACGTCTCGGAGGGAAAAAATGCTCAGCTCAATTTCGGTTGGCCTGAGCTCCTTGGAGGGCGAGCTGACACCAACCGAGCACCAGATACGCGATATCGCTGAGAGGTGTCAGCGAATGGCCAGCGACCTACGCGAAGACATCGAGAGCAGGCCGGTTAAGAACCGTTCCAATGTTTTGAAGATGGCGTTCAACGTTGCCATCAGACGACACAAGATTCCTGAGGTAGACGAGAAGATAGCCGAGTGGGAAGACCTGAAAAAAGACCTTTTTCGATTACTCAACATCCACATCAGGTATGCTTGGTTTGTCCATGTGTATGTGATATAGCTAAGCCAAGACTACAGCCAACAGCAAAGTGGTGTGAAGCTGGCCCTGGCGGAACTCGTGGAGCAGACTCGCCACCTTGGTATGGCACACTCCGACGATCTCGATCGGATGAAATCAGACATCCTGGATGCGATTTCGAAAGAATCGGAGtctcaagaagctgcatTAAATGTAAGCACCAAGCTCTTCGAGTGGACAAAAAGAGTCTACTCGTTGAAGAAGGAACAGGTCATCCTTCAGAGTCTCCGGTTCGACGAGATGGTGGATCGAAGAGATGGTATAGTCGAGGCCCAGCCATGCACGTTCGAATGGGTAGAGAAGCCTAAGCTCAGCTTTCTAGAGTGGCTCTCTAAGGATGATGGTGTTTATTGGGTGACTGGTCATCCAGGGTCAGGAAAATCGACCTTCATGAAATATCTCAGCCATCACACGAAGATGCATCAGAAGCTAGTCCAATGGGCCGCCCCAAAGACTCTTGTCACGGCTAGCTTCTACTTTTGGTTCTCTGGCACTGCTCTTCAAAAGTCCCAAGAGGGCTTGCTGCGATCCCTGCTGTTCCAGATCCTTCGGCAGTGCCCTTGTCTGATCCCCGGAGTCTGCAAGTCGAGATGGTCTTCGGATTTAGGTATTCCTTGGACCCGGTCTGAGCTTATTGACACTCTCAAGTCCTTGACTCTAAAGTCAACATCTACCAAGTTCTTCTTTCTCAtcgatggtcttgatgaaTATCAGGACTATGCTAACCCGCAAGGTAGCAGGGAGGGTGGAGTTTCTGCACACGTCAGAGACATCATTGAAGTTATCAATGATCTAGCAGATCTTCAAGACATCAAACTCTGTGTCTCaagcaggccatggccagcTTTTGAGAACGCTTTTGGCCAAGCCACTCGCCGAAAGCTGTACGTTCACAATGAGAATCGCGAGGATATCGGTCGCTACATTCGAGAACGATTCACGAGTAGTCCGGCCTATCAGAAGTCATTGATTCCCCCCAAAGACCTTCAAACGCTATCTAACTCGATGGTTGAGGACTTTCGCGGTGTCTTCTTATGGGTGTCTCTTGTGGTGGAGAGCTTATTGCAAGGACTGGAAAACGGGGATCGGGTTGACGAACTTCGTGAAAGATTCGAGGAAACCCCAAAGACGCTTCATGCAATGTTTGAGTGGATGCTCGATTCAGTGGAGGAGAGGTATCACGAACAGGCTGCTCAAATACTCCAGGTGGCATTCCATGCTCGAGCACCGATGTACGTGGCCGTCTACTCGTTCATTGGGGATGACGAACTATTACTTGAAGGTGATCCGAAGCCATGGAGAGAGGACGATTGCATCCACAAATCAAAAAGTACAGAGGACCGTCTCAAGGTGCGATGCCCggatctcatcaagaccaagggcaACCCGAGTACCATGACAACGGcccagaggatgacgaaACACCAAGTAGAGTTCTTGCACAGAACGGTCAAAGACTTTTTATCGTTGGAGGACACTCAAAAGATGTTGCAAGATCGCATCAGGGAGTCTTTTGATCCCATGAGGTTCATCAGCAAAGCCCTCTTGGCTCACATCAAGGGGGCCGAAATTTCTGGAAATCAAGCCTGGTCCCCCACGTCATGGGAAATGTTCCAATTGCTCGATGAACTCACATACTATGTtttcgagcttgagcagaCAACAAAACTCCCGCAAATTGAACTACTCGACAAGCTTCGCGAGACAATCGCGAAGCAGACAGGAAACAGGGAtttcctccttgatggcgatTCCTTTTTTGGTGTCATGGCCCAAAAGGATATGTATCTTTACGTTAAGGAAAACCTACCACAGGCTTTACATGGTCCCGGAGCGCCTTTGCTTGGCAGTGTCCTGTTTCCACGATGGCAAAGGCCACGGAGGCACGCCGATGGCCTACCTCACCCCTCTGTTGAGATGGTGGAGCTATTGCTCAAGCACGGGGCAAAAACACGCGAGCTCTCAAAAGACAGGAAGGCGACGCTCTGGAGCCAATACATGGCAAGGATCTACGGAGCCCAGGCGGAGCTGAGGGGCAACGCAAGGCTCAGAGAGACACACATCTCTATCATTCGAATGTTCCTAGAGCACGACGCCGACCCCAAGATTGATTGTGTAGTTGGGTTCACGGACGCAAAACCTACAGTAGGCAGGGCAAGGGGGATCAAGTATCCTGTGTACAAGGATATTGGGTCGATCTTGAAGGAAGTATTTGAACCGGATGAGAGAACGTACTTGGAGCTGCTGCTAAAGCGGAAATGGCCAAGTTTGTTTTTCAACTTGAGAAAGGCACTGAAGGAGTAGGCAAGTTGTCATTGAGCGAGATCGGCCTGAAAGAAATTTGTGTCTTGGTGAGGATTTAGTTGTGTGGGAGAAGCTTTCTGTGCAGGGAGGGACGGCCCGTATGTCTAATTAATGTAAACAACCATGTCTGATTTGCCATGAGAAAGGCTCGAACAGGGATCGGTCAATCAAGCAGACTTGCTTACGTTGCATTGATAAAGGCCGCTCAAATCCAAACAACCCAAAAGGCCCGCCTTACGGTGGTCGATCATGTCTCACCACCCCGCAGGATGCATCAGATTACTAAACAAGATTTATCTCTCAAAAGACCGAGGTACCGCCATCACTTTTTTCTTTATCTTCACATCTGCCTAAAGCTAGAGTGTCACTCGCGACCAAAGACCCAGGATCTTTGCTGGACAAAGATCGATCACGACTACATTTCCCCTCATTGACGTCATGGCCTTCTACGGGTTACGCCTCGGCCTTCTGTCGTGGTTTGTCGCCTGCTCCGTCGCTGTAGACCCGATTGTGGTTGACGGGGAACAGAGGGTCACATTTCAAGGATCCGAACGCAATGGCGTCGAAGTGTTTCTCAATATTCGCTATGGGGAAGACACCGGGGGGGAAAATCGGTTCAAGCCGCCTCGCCGCTTTTTCCCAGAGGCTGGAAGTACCATTCTGACGCAAGAATATGGACCAGCTTGTCCACAGCAACTCGGAGCACCGAATATACCCATCGCCCTCAGCAATGTCACAAATATCTCGGAAGATTGCCTGAATCTCAACGTTGCGCGGCCCATAGGAACATGCGAACTTGACACACTGCCTGTCATGGTTTATATCCACGGCGGCAGCTTTTGGACGGGCCAAAACCAGGAGGCGACGATTCAACCAGACAGCATGGTCCTCGAATCTGTCTACAATGGGATGCCCATTATTCACGTTGCCATGAACTATCGCCTGGGTGGTAAGTGGCTGATCCCCAAGAGATGATTTGTCCCTAACATGAGGCAGTCTTTGGCTTTGCACAGTCGAAAGCGCTCATGGAAGAAGGCTCAACGAATGCCGGCCTTCGGGACCAGAGACTCGCCATTGAGTGGGTTCGCAACAAAATCGTCTATTTTGGGGGGAATCCCAATAACATTACCATATTTGGGCAGTCATCTGGAGGTAAGTAATGCTCTGAAGTAATGAATATCGACTCACAACGACCAGGCCTTGCAGTTGGCATGCAAACACTGGCATATGGTGGCACCAAGCCTGCTCCCTTCAACCAAGGTATCTGCCAGAGCCAAGCGCTCGAGCCGGGCATTACTGGTAACTTTACCATCAACGCGATGGAGGCTGTGGTCGACCATGTTGGGTGCAATCTTGCTGATTTACACACGAATCAGACCGTCGAATGCCTGAGGGACTTGGACATGGAGACTCTCTTGAAcgcctccttggcaacctACGAGAGCGACATCGCACACAACATCGGTGACATCTGGCTTCCAGTCGTTGACGGCGACTTCTTACCTGCTCCCCCCTCGCAGCTCTTGGCTGAGGGCAGATTTTCCAACGTGACAACCATGATCGGTTGGTGTGAAGATGATGTGACTTTCTTTACAGACACGGCCATCAAGACACCCGAAGATACCCGCAAGTTCATATCGTCATACGTTCCCGATGTCACTGAGTCCAACATCGACaaactccttcttctctaCCCATCCTTCGAATTTTTGGACAACGAAGAGCAAGGGTTATCAGCTGAGTTTTACCGTTCAGCACGCATCTTTCGAGATATCCTCATGGTTTGTCAACCAGTCTGGTACGGCGAACGTCTTGCTTCCAAGAGAAACGAGGTGTTCCTCTACGACTGGAACCAGACGATACTGGAGCCTATCATAGCCGAGGTCACGGGAAAGACGGGATTTGGCACGATACACACGTCTGAGTTTGCATACATCTTTGGAAACCTGTCTCACTACAACGTCAGCGGCTATCCTTTCCATCCAACATCATCAGACTACTCCCTCAGACAACGTGGAACGAGATCATGGTCAACATTTGCCTCCACTGGGAAACCAGGCGCACCCGGACGCAAGACCTTTCAAGGCTTCAACGTCTCATATCCAATTGCGCCCATACCGTACGAGGTCGATCCTGACGATGAAGAATACGTCATTCTCTCCACGGGAGGCAAAGGCGCACGACGAGTTCTGCTCCCAAAGTTCCTTGAACAGCAGTCCAGAGAGAATGAGACGCATGTATACGAGGGGTTAAAAAGCGCATGGCGGAAAAAGGTCAACGATACAAACCCTGCTGACAAGGAGATGTACGTGTTTGTCATTGGTGGCCCTAATGAAGGGCTTTCGGACTTTGGGGGAGACAAGGCGCATCTGGCTGTGAAGAGTCAgtggttgaggaagaggtgtGCTTTTATCAACTCGCCTGAGATGATAGCGCAGCTCAAGTACTAGTCTTTTCGTTTCCACAACATGCTAGTCCATGGAGGGCCACTGTTTCCGTCTTAAGGTATTTTCTTGTGTCTATCTAGCTTATATACAACTCTTACAATTTTGTTGAAAATTAACAAAGATGCATTTAAGATGGCTAGTCAGCCCTCTGAGCTTCCCACGACCACAGTTCGGCATGGTGTGACATCATGATGCAAGTCAAAACTTAGAATCAACGTCGCTCGAGACCCCTTGAAGCCACCGTGCAGTAGACCCTATGGTAAAAAATTTCGGCGGATTAGCCTTTTGGatttcttctcatcatcataaataaatatttaggTCATCCTTTCCTTTTCCCAAACTCAAAGACTACGTCCAGAAAACCCTTTCTTATAATAGACACACAGCCTATGATGTCGACTCAAAACCAGAACCAGCCAGCTTGGCTGTATATTTTGCCTGCGGAGCTTTTCGACATGATAGTTAAGCTACTAATCCCGCTGTCGAAAGTCTGCCTCGCTCTCTCTTCCAAGCCCCTCTTCACCAAGCTATACCCCTCCGCTCGAATCCCAACTCTCGAAAACCAAGAGTTGGCAATATTATTCTCGCTTTTGGAAAAGGATAACCCTCGCCTCGTCTTGTGCGGTGAGCACAACAAACTTCGCCCTTTCGACCCGACTATCAGTCAACGGGCGCAGGGCCGCCCACATTGCGCCAATCTCGCTCATGCCAAGTGGTGGTACTCAGGAACTCCTTGCGCTGCGTCTTCAGACAcctcctttcttcttccaaTCAACACGGGTGATTGGGTAAATGCTTCGGTCAATCTTGCGTCCTGGATGCCGGGCATCGTATGGCCAAACATAACCTTTTCCGAGCTTCGTTCCGTCATGAATCGCCACTTGTACGGCGAGAAGCACGGTCTGCCGCTTGATCATTTGGCCTACGATTACGAATTTGGGAGGTTCATCGACCTGGATCGCCCATACGATCAGAGTCACTTTCCTCTTGAACGTCACTCGGAGGGTCAACAGGTTCTTACACCTGAAGAAGAGTGGATTTTCGAAGATGGAACTGCTGCTTGGGAGTACCTCACCCACCCTGACTGCAATTTCGCTCCCACGGCACATGCGATATACACTCACCGCCCCGACTCCTGGTTAGTTTCTCAGATCTGGCACTTCAAACACATCTCAGAGGCCAGGATCATCGACAACGAGCTGTACTTGCGTCGCCGCCATGTCATCAAAGGTCCCCCGGTCTCGGTTGCCTCGTTCAAGTATCTTCTGGAAAGCGTTGATCTGCCGCTCTGCCGCCATATTCGGCCGAGCGGATATTATAGGCTCGATAGCAGGTATTACTACCACGTGGATATGGGGCTCCCGGAGATTAGGAACTTGGAACTCGGTCATGACGTCCAAGTCTCTCGATCCTGTCGAGTGTGCTACACTGACTATATCCTCGTGATAGAGAATCCCAACACCTCAACGGGATGGACACTGGACTTTATCACCTTCCACCGGTTTGGCTACTGCAGGAGCCTAAGCGAACCAATTTGGCAGTGCGCCACCAGAAGTGCTTCGTACTTGCCGGTGAGGGGCGGCGAGAACCTCAGAGGTCGGAGGCGTTTTCACAAAGACAATACCATACATGGGAGTGGACGAGGTATGATCTATGCCCGGTTTCATCGGGCTTTAACTGGAGGGGATGTCTCCTGGTGGCATGATGGCCGGTATTGGGATTGGGTTCAAGATGACATTGtttctcggcttcttcaCAGTGGCGATGCCTATAAAtttccatctccatggctGGACCTCTTTGATTAATCTGAAGCCGAGGCTATGATATTTCAAAATAATTAGAACACTATCCTATTAGCTTAGACGATTACATGGTAATCTCAAGATTGTGACCGTCAGCAGAGGTAGTGCAAGGGTACCcgggaagagagaaaagagcaCTATAAGTTTCCATTTTAAACGATGCTAATGGGAGAGCGGTGAGAAAAGAAGCGTCAGTGAGCAGTAAGACAGGTAATTATCTGGATGTCGTGATCACCGTCAAAAAGAACACGTGGTGGCTCTGCTCCAGCCACAGCAGGCTCTTGAGTGTGGAATATGATACACCGCTATGCCGACGGATAAAGTGAACGATACCTTTTGATGGGTATCGAGGCAAGTTGGGCCATAGGTGCTGCTTCACATTGAGCCACAACTAAGCCGCTCTCGACTGCAACACTTTAACAAATCCACCCACTTCCACCGAACGTTTCAATGCGTAAACTCACATTATCCATCGCCTGTAATTGTCCTAATTGCAACCCGTCTGGGCTTCTCCTGACATTGGCACACTCATGGTCGCCTacctctccatctcgaccatgTCATACGGGTAAGGTGGAGACGGGTTTGACAGCCTCTGATCCCACAACTCTTGCCATATCCACTAATCCATGTTGATTCTTGGTCCTCAGCGACCTCGCCGTGGCTTAGTTTCCATTGATGCATAACCCGACCCAATTTCcgatcctcatcctctggtATAAGTGTATAGATGGGGAAGGTATAGCTGGAGAAGTACCCACTAAGTCCTTCGTCTGGAGGCAGTTGTAAGATCTCTTGGTGACTGGACTCGATGAACCTGGGTTGTGGCCCACGCAAGCGCATCCTCCAAGGCTCGTCAAATGTGGACCAGACAACCAGTTTCCAGATGGGGTCAAATGGGCTTCGATAGTTCCCGAGTCGATGATAAGTTGCCAGTTTGCAATTCCAGCCCACCAGCTCGTCTCCCCAGATAGATACCGAGTAATCCGTAAAGCAATCAATACATGACCATGATCGCCTTATGGTAGAGTTCTTGCACCCAAGAAGACACGTGAACTCAGCGGGTGGTCGGTACATGCTCCTATACGGACAAGCATTGGCAGGTCGATGGAAACCTGCGTGGCGACATATCGGAAGCTCAAGACTCCTGAGAAGCTTTGAGAAATCGCGCCGTTCAACGTGCGGACCATCGATACTGTGAAAACGAGCGATATAGAGCTCATTATTAATGATCTTTGCTTCAGAGGTGTGTTTGAACGTCCAGGGACTTGTAGAGGTATCTGGTTTGTGTGGCGTGTGAGAGCCCCAAACTGTCTTTCGGCGTTCTCTTGTAAGATATGGACGGCCTTGGGGGTGCCGATCCAGAGGGAAATCAGAACCTAAGGCCTCTTTCAAATTTATCAACCTTTGAAACTCGTACCTGTACTCAAGGGAGCTCAGTGGCAAACCATACGGCTCGCCGTAAAGATGCCGATCCATGACGAGACGCGCCTCGGCAAAGTTGATAACAGGCCAGTTGATCTCGGGCATCCATGCTGAAGGGTGGACAGGCATTTCGCTCTCAAAAGCCCACCAATCTGCCCCCTCGAGGAGAGGCGGGCGGTTGTGTCCTCCCCGCAACGCCACTTGACCATAGTAGGTTGTGCGCAGCTCAAGTGGCCTCGGCCTGACTCGAGGGTCCAAAGAAGACGGCAGTCAAAGCAGACGCCCAGGGCAGGATTGTCCCTCTCGAGAAGCAGGAGCAATTCATCCCTCTCCGAGAGCTCGGACTGTGTTGGAAGAGGGAAGATAGCTCGGCCAGGGTAGTATCCAAGTATCGGCACTCTACAAGTTGGGTAAAGGCCAGTAAAAAGAGGTTTTGCTGTAAGAGCGAGGGCGACGCACGAGTAGGAGGGGAGCTGCTCTAGGATCATCCACATGATCTCCCACGGTTGAGAGAACAATTTGCTGCAAGGTATTTCTCTTGAGGTATACCGTGCCATGGTGGAGGGTGGTGGCGGAGTATTGGCGACCAGGAAAAGATGGATCGCCGAAGCATCTGGGGGAGGCAAGTTATTTATGCGCAGAATCAGATCCGTCCCATCTTTCTTTTTCAATGACGCACCCGTCATACACATGATCAAAGAACACAGGGAGAGACACACAGcagcatcaaaacccaatgcTGTAAAATGCCGTACCGATCCATCCCATTTAATTCAAACTTGTTGAGTCACGAATCTAGTTTGAAAAGACACAGCTTTCGGGCCACACACGAAATACTGTGTCCATAAAGCCTAGCCTAAGGGCATCAAACATCGCTGTTGTCTTCGTTGCGCAGGCGCCCCTGTCCAAGGcttccatcaacatcaactccAGCTCTTCTTTGTGCCTTGATCTCTTCCCTAGCTTCAGTTTGCTCGGCCTTTTTTCTAACCTCACATGTCAGCTCGCGTTTTCACGTCACGGCGCAGTGACCCAACCTTTCAAGGTCCGAGGTATAGTCCTCGATCTGGATGTCATCCTTCCGCGGTTTGTCTCTACCACATGACTTTTTCACAGCATCGGCAATCTTTCCCTCCGAAAGTGTAGCTAGCTGTTCGGCTTCGACGTTGTCGTTTTGGTTCAAGACTTTGCCTTGACTCCGCGTGGATTGTTGACTCGTCATTGTTGCTATTGCGGTACAGGACGTTTGCAAAGCGACTTGGTATTTCGC
This window of the Fusarium keratoplasticum isolate Fu6.1 chromosome 3, whole genome shotgun sequence genome carries:
- a CDS encoding NACHT domain-containing protein is translated as MEAIEAVSLAANILQFTIFAKDCYVEIREIRESAKGLTKKDAKLLNSTSRREKMLSSISVGLSSLEGELTPTEHQIRDIAERCQRMASDLREDIESRPVKNRSNVLKMAFNVAIRRHKIPEVDEKIAEWEDLKKDLFRLLNIHISQQQSGVKLALAELVEQTRHLGMAHSDDLDRMKSDILDAISKESESQEAALNVSTKLFEWTKRVYSLKKEQVILQSLRFDEMVDRRDGIVEAQPCTFEWVEKPKLSFLEWLSKDDGVYWVTGHPGSGKSTFMKYLSHHTKMHQKLVQWAAPKTLVTASFYFWFSGTALQKSQEGLLRSLLFQILRQCPCLIPGVCKSRWSSDLGIPWTRSELIDTLKSLTLKSTSTKFFFLIDGLDEYQDYANPQGSREGGVSAHVRDIIEVINDLADLQDIKLCVSSRPWPAFENAFGQATRRKLYVHNENREDIGRYIRERFTSSPAYQKSLIPPKDLQTLSNSMVEDFRGVFLWVSLVVESLLQGLENGDRVDELRERFEETPKTLHAMFEWMLDSVEERYHEQAAQILQVAFHARAPMYVAVYSFIGDDELLLEGDPKPWREDDCIHKSKSTEDRLKVRCPDLIKTKGNPSTMTTAQRMTKHQVEFLHRTVKDFLSLEDTQKMLQDRIRESFDPMRFISKALLAHIKGAEISGNQAWSPTSWEMFQLLDELTYYVFELEQTTKLPQIELLDKLRETIAKQTGNRDFLLDGDSFFGVMAQKDMYLYVKENLPQALHGPGAPLLGSVLFPRWQRPRRHADGLPHPSVEMVELLLKHGAKTRELSKDRKATLWSQYMARIYGAQAELRGNARLRETHISIIRMFLEHDADPKIDCVVGFTDAKPTVGRARGIKYPVYKDIGSILKEVFEPDERTYLELLLKRKWPSLFFNLRKALKE
- a CDS encoding COesterase domain-containing protein; translated protein: MAFYGLRLGLLSWFVACSVAVDPIVVDGEQRVTFQGSERNGVEVFLNIRYGEDTGGENRFKPPRRFFPEAGSTILTQEYGPACPQQLGAPNIPIALSNVTNISEDCLNLNVARPIGTCELDTLPVMVYIHGGSFWTGQNQEATIQPDSMVLESVYNGMPIIHVAMNYRLGVFGFAQSKALMEEGSTNAGLRDQRLAIEWVRNKIVYFGGNPNNITIFGQSSGGLAVGMQTLAYGGTKPAPFNQGICQSQALEPGITGNFTINAMEAVVDHVGCNLADLHTNQTVECLRDLDMETLLNASLATYESDIAHNIGDIWLPVVDGDFLPAPPSQLLAEGRFSNVTTMIGWCEDDVTFFTDTAIKTPEDTRKFISSYVPDVTESNIDKLLLLYPSFEFLDNEEQGLSAEFYRSARIFRDILMVCQPVWYGERLASKRNEVFLYDWNQTILEPIIAEVTGKTGFGTIHTSEFAYIFGNLSHYNVSGYPFHPTSSDYSLRQRGTRSWSTFASTGKPGAPGRKTFQGFNVSYPIAPIPYEVDPDDEEYVILSTGGKGARRVLLPKFLEQQSRENETHVYEGLKSAWRKKVNDTNPADKEMYVFVIGGPNEGLSDFGGDKAHLAVKSQWLRKRCAFINSPEMIAQLKY